A DNA window from Brassica napus cultivar Da-Ae chromosome C1, Da-Ae, whole genome shotgun sequence contains the following coding sequences:
- the LOC106351723 gene encoding DNA-directed RNA polymerase II subunit RPB1-like, producing the protein MDTRFPFSPAEVSKVRVVQFGILSPDEIRQMSVMHVEHSETTEKGKPKVGGLSDARLGTIDRKVKCETCMANMAECPGHFGHLELAKPMYHVGFMKTVLSIMRCVCFNCSKILAHEEEHKFKQAMKIKNPKNRLKKILEACKNKTKCADDDNLEDVQSQDMDGPVKKIRGGCGAVQPKLTIEGMKMIAEYKITRKKNDEQDQLPERAEMKKTLGADRVLSVLKRISDEDCQLLGFNPKYARPDWMILEVLPIPPPPVRPSVMMDATSRSEDDLTHQLAMIIRHNENLKRQEKSGAPAHIISEFTQLLQFHIATYFDNELPGQPRATQKSGRPIKSICSRLKAKEGRIRGNLMGKRVDFSARTVITPDPTINIDELGVPWSIALNLTYPETVTPYNIERLKELVDNGSHPPPGKTGAKYIIRDDGQRLDLRYLKKSSDHHLELGYKVERHLIDGDFVLFNRQPSLHKMSIMGHRIRIMPYSTFRLNLSVTSPYNADFDGDEMNMHVPQSFETRAEVLELMMVPKCIVSPQANRPVMGIVQDTLLGCRKITKRDTFIEKDVFMNTLMWWEDFDGKVPAPAILKPRPLWTGKQVFNLIIPKQINLFRYSAWHSDQETGYISPGDTQVRIERGELLAGTLCKKTLGTGNGSLVHVIWEEVGPDAARKFLGHTQWLVNYWLLQNGFTIGIGDTIADSSTMEKINETISTAKTAVKDLIRQFQEKKLDPEPGRTMTETFENRVNQVLNKARDDAGSSAQKSLAETNNLKAMVTAGSKGSFINISQMTACVGQQNVEGKRIPFGFDGRTLPHFTKDDYGPESRGFVENSYLRGLTPQEFFFHAMGGREGLIDTAVKTSETGYIQRRLVKAMEDIMVKYDGTVRNSLGDVIQFLYGEDGMDAVWIESQKLDSLKMKKSEFDRTFKYEIDDVNWNPAYLSDEHLEDLKGIRELRDVFDAEYQKLEADRYQLGTEIATNGDSTWPLPVNIKRHIWNAQKTFKIDLRKISDLHPVEIVDAVDKLQERLLVVPGEDALSVEAQKNATLFFNILLRSTLASKRVLEEYKLSREAFEWVIGEIESRFVQSLVSPGEMIGCVAAQSIGEPATQMTLNTFHYAGVSAKNVTLGVPRLREIINVAKRIKTPSLSVYLTPEASRSKEGAKTVQCALEYTTLRSVTQATEVWYDPDPMSTIIEEDYEFVRSYYEMPDEDVSPDKISPWLLRIELNREMMVDKKLSMADIAEKINLEFDDDLTCIFNDDNAEKLILRIRIMNDEGAKGEGQDESAEDDVFLKKIESNMLTEMALRGIPDINKVFIKQVRKSKFDEEEGFKTSEEWMLDTEGVNLLAVMCHEDVDPKRTTSNHLIEIMEVLGIEAVRRALLDELRVVISFDGSYVNYRHLAILCDTMTYRGHLMAITRHGINRNDTGPLMRCSFEETVDILLDAAAYAETDCLRGVTENIMLGQLAPIGTGDCELYLNDEMLKNAIELQLPSYMDGLEFVGMTPARSPFSGTPYHESMMMTPNYLLTPNVRSSPTSDAQFSPYVSGMAFSPSSSPGYSPASPGQSSASPGYSPTSPYYSPTSPIYSPTSPNYRPTYSPTSPTYSPTSPIYRPTYSPTSPYYSPTSPTYSPTSPYYSPSSPGSSPTSPSYSPTSPSYYSRTSRSYSPTSPAHKAYSPTSPAYSPTSPSYIATSPSYSPTSPSYSPTSPAYSPTSPGYSPTSPSYSPTSPSYGSTSPSYNPQSAKYCPSLAYSPSDARLSPASPGYSPTSPNYSPTSPSYSPTSPSYSPSSPTHCPSSPYSSGASPDYSPSAGYSPTLPGYSSSSTGQYTPHEGYENDKTGEDASKDGKSSP; encoded by the exons ATGGATACACGGTTCCCGTTCTCTCCGGCTGAGGTCTCAAAAGTCCGTGTGGTCCAGTTTGGGATTCTCAGCCCCGATGAGATC aGGCAAATGTCTGTTATGCACGTTGAGCATAGTGAGACCACCGAGAAAGGTAAACCCAAGGTTGGAGGATTGAGCGATGCTCGTCTCGGTACGATTGATCGGAAGGTGAAGTGCGAGACGTGTATGGCTAACATGGCTGAGTGCCCTGGGCATTTCGGGCATCTTGAGCTCGCTAAGCCTATGTACCACGTCGGTTTTATGAAAACGGTGTTGAGTATCATGCGTTGCGTTTGCTTCAATTGCTCCAAGATCTTAGCTCATGAG GAGGAGCATAAGTTTAAACAGGCTATGAAGATAAAGAACCCCAAGAATAGACTTAAGAAGATTCTGGAAGCGTGCAAAAACAAGACTAAATGTGCTGATGACGATAATCTCGAGGACGTTCAAAGCCAAGACATGGACGGACCCGTGAAGAAGATCCGTGGTGGATGTGGTGCAGTGCAACCGAAGCTGACTATCGAGGGCATGAAGATGATTGCTGAGTATAAAATAACGAGGAAGAAGAACGACGAGCAGGACCAGCTTCCAGAGCGTGCAGAAATGAAAAAGACGCTTGGTGCTGACAGG gttttgagTGTTTTAAAGAGGATTAGCGATGAGGATTGTCAACTCCTAGGGTTCAACCCCAAGTATGCTCGTCCTGACTGGATGATTCTAGAAGTGCTTCCTATCCCTCCACCCCCTGTTAGACCATCTGTAATGATGGATGCTACTTCCAGAAGTGAG GATGACTTGACTCATCAGCTTGCAATGATTATCCGACACAACGAAAACTTGAAAAGACAGGAGAAAAGTGGAGCACCAGCTCATATTATATCAGAGTTCACACAGCTCTTGCAGTTTCATATAGCAACTTATTTTGATAACGAGTTGCCTGGACAGCCAAGG gcTACTCAAAAATCAGGGAGGCCCATTAAATCAATATGTAGTAGACTGAAGGCGAAGGAAGGCAGAATCAGGGGAAATTTGATGGGAAAACGAGTTGATTTCTCTGCACGTACTGTTATTACACCGGATCCAACGATAAATATCGATGAACTTGGTGTACCGTGGAGTATAGCCTTGAATCTCACATACCCTGAAACAGTTACTCCATATAACATTGAAAG ATTAAAGGAGCTGGTGGATAATGGGTCACATCCTCCACCTGGCAAGACTGGAGCTAAATATATCATTAGAGATGATGGCCAAAGACTAGACCTTCGTTACCTTAAGAAGAGCAGTGATCATCATTTGGAACTTGGATACAAA GTGGAGCGGCACTTAATTGATGGTGACTTTGTTCTGTTTAATCGTCAACCAAGTCTTCACAAGATGTCTATCATGGGTCACAGGATTAGGATCATGCCATACTCCACTTTCCGACTGAACTTGTCTGTCACTTCTCCTTACAATGCTGATTTTGATGGGGACGAGATGAACATGCATGTACCACAGTCATTCGAGACTAGAGCCGAGGTGTTGGAGCTGATGATGGTTCCCAAATGTATAGTCTCCCCCCAGGCGAATCGGCCTGTGATGGGTATTGTGCAAGATACACTTCTAGGATGCCGTAAAATTACAAAGAGAGATACCTTCATTGAGAAG GATGTATTCATGAATACGCTTATGTGGTGGGAAGACTTCGATGGGAAAGTCCCAGCTCCCGCAATTTTGAAGCCTCGTCCTCTTTGGACTGGCAAACAAGTCTTTAATCTTATCATACCAAAGCAGATAAATCTATTCAGGTACTCTGCATGGCATTCAGATCAAGAGACGGGATACATAAGTCCAGGGGATACTCAAGTGAGAATTGAAAGAGGGGAGCTTCTCGCTGGAACTCTCTGCAAAAAGACCCTTGGTACCGGTAACGGAAGTCTCGTGCATGTCATTTG GGAAGAAGTTGGACCTGATGCAGCTAGAAAATTCCTTGGCCATACTCAATGGCTTGTCAACTACTGGCTACTGCAGAATGGTTTCACCATTGGAATTGGTGACACTATTGCTGATTCGTCGACGATGGAGAAAATTAACGAGACTATATCTACTGCCAAAACTGCTGTGAAAGATCTTATCCGTCAGTTCCAGGAAAAGAAACTGGACCCTGAGCCGGGGAGAACTATGACAGAGACGTTTGAGAACAGAGTTAATCAG GTCTTGAATAAAGCTCGTGACGATGCTGGAAGCAGTGCTCAAAAGAGTTTAGCAGAAACCAACAACCTCAAGGCCATGGTGACAGCAGGATCCAAAGGAAGTTTCATTAACATCTCTCAGATGACTGCTTGCGTTGGTCAGCAGAACGTGGAAGGGAAACGGATCCCGTTTGGTTTCGACGGGCGGACGTTGCCTCATTTCACCAAAGATGATTACGGTCCAGAGAGCCGTGGGTTCGTGGAGAATTCGTACCTGCGTGGGTTGACTCCCCAGGAGTTCTTTTTCCACGCAATGGGAGGAAGGGAAGGTCTTATCGATACCGCTGTGAAGACATCAGAGACTGGATACATCCAGAGGCGGTTGGTCAAGGCCATGGAGGATATTATGGTTAAATATGACGGGACGGTGAGAAACTCGTTGGGCGATGTTATTCAGTTTCTCTATGGGGAAGATGGTATGGACGCTGTGTGGATCGAGTCACAGAAGCTGGACTCTTTGAAAATGAAGAAGTCTGAGTTCGACAGGACGTTCAAGTACGAGATTGATGACGTCAACTGGAATCCAGCTTACCTAAGCGACGAACATCTTGAGGACTTGAAAGGGATCCGGGAGCTGCGTGACGTGTTTGATGCTGAGTATCAGAAGCTTGAGGCTGACAGATACCAACTCGGCACTGAGATTGCTACAAACGGTGATAGCACTTGGCCGTTACCTGTTAACATCAAGAGGCATATCTGGAATGCGCAGAAGACTTTCAAGATTGATTTACGCAAGATCTCGGATTTGCACCCGGTTGAAATCGTTGATGCGGTTGATAAGTTACAGGAGAGGTTGCTGGTTGTTCCCGGTGAAGATGCACTGAGTGTAGAAGCTCAGAAAAACGCCACGCTGTTCTTTAACATTTTGCTTCGCAGCACTCTCGCTAGTAAAAGAGTTTTGGAGGAGTACAAGCTCAGCCGCGAGGCTTTTGAGTGGGTTATTGGTGAGATAGAATCGAGATTTGTGCAGTCGCTTGTATCTCCCGGGGAGATGATTGGTTGTGTTGCTGCTCAGTCTATTGGAGAGCCTGCTACGCAGATGACTCTGAACACTTTCCATTACGCTGGTGTCAGTGCGAAGAATGTTACCCTCGGTGTTCCAAGGCTGCGAGAGATTATTAACGTTGCTAAACGGATCAAGACACCTTCTCTATCTGTCTACCTCACACCGGAAGCTAGCAGATCAAAAGAAGGGGCCAAAACTGTTCAATGTGCTTTGGAGTATACTACTCTCAGGAGTGTCACTCAAGCTACGGAGGTCTGGTATGACCCGGATCCGATGAGTACTATAATAGAAGAAGATTATGAGTTTGTGAGGTCATACTACGAAATGCCTGATGAAGATGTTTCTCCGGATAAAATATCTCCTTGGCTGCTTCGTATAGAGCTGAACCGCGAGATGATGGTCGATAAGAAGCTGAGTATGGCGGATATTGCTGAGAAGATCAACCTTGAGTTTGATGATGATCTGACTTGCATTTTCAATGACGACAATGCTGAGAAACTGATCCTTCGGATTCGTATTATGAACGATGAGGGAGCAAAGGGAGAAGGGCAAGATGAATCAGCTGAGGATGATGTGTTCCTTAAAAAGATTGAGAGCAACATGCTGACGGAGATGGCGCTGAGGGGTATTCCAGACATCAACAAGGTGTTCATCAAACAGGTTAGGAAAAGCAagtttgatgaggaggaaggGTTCAAGACGTCTGAAGAGTGGATGTTAGATACAGAAGGTGTTAATCTGTTGGCTGTGATGTGCCACGAAGATGTGGATCCAAAGAGGACAACCAGCAATCACTTGATTGAGATTATGGAAGTTCTCGGAATCGAGGCGGTTCGCCGTGCTTTGTTGGATGAGCTTCGAGTTGTGATATCCTTTGATGGCTCCTATGTGAACTACCGTCATCTTGCCATCTTGTGTGATACGATGACCTATCGTGGTCATCTGATGGCGATCACTCGACATGGGATCAACAGAAACGACACTGGCCCTCTGATGAGGTGCTCGTTTGAAGAAACGGTTGATATTCTACTGGATGCTGCGGCTTATGCTGAGACGGACTGCTTGCGTGGCGTGACCGAGAATATAATGCTTGGCCAGCTTGCACCAATTGGAACAGGAGATTGTGAGCTGTATCTGAACGATGAGATGCTGAAGAATGCTATTGAACTTCAGCTCCCTAGCTATATGGATGGCCTGGAGTTTGTTGGAATGACTCCTGCTCGCTCACCATTTTCAGGCACTCCTTATCATGAAAGCATGATGATGACACCAAACTACCTCTTGACTCCAAATGTGCGATCGTCGCCAACGTCAGACGCACAGTTCTCTCCGTATGTTAGTGGAATGGCCTTTTCACCTTCTTCATCTCCAGGTTACAGCCCAGCATCCCCAGGACAAAGTTCTGCTTCCCCCGGTTATAGCCCGACTTCTCCCTACTACAGTCCCACTTCCCCCATCTACAGTCCCACTTCCCCCAACTACAGGCCCACCTACAGTCCCACTTCGCCCACCTACAGCCCCACTTCGCCAATCTACAGGCCCACCTACAGTCCCACTTCGCCCTACTACAGTCCCACCTCGCCCACATACAGTCCCACTTCGCCCTACTACAGTCCCAGTTCTCCTGGCTCTAGCCCAACAAGTCCTTCCTATTCTCCCACTTCCCCTAGCTATTATAGTCGGACATCCCGAAGTTACAGTCCGACATCACCGGCTCACAAAGCTTACAGCCCTACTTCCCCTGCATACAGCCCCACCTCTCCATCTTACATCGCTACTTCACCATCTTACAGCCCAACTTCGCCTTCTTACAGTCCCACTTCACCCGCATACAGCCCTACATCTCCTGGCTACAGCCCAACTTCACCAAGCTACAGTCCAACCTCACCTAGTTACGGGTCTACGTCTCCAAGCTACAATCCTCAGTCTGCTAAATATTGTCCATCTTTGGCTTACTCTCCTAGCGATGCAAGGCTATCACCAGCTAGCCCTGGCTACAGTCCTACATCACCAAACTACAG CCCTACATCACCATCGTACTCGCCCACTTCTCCATCGTATTCACCTTCAAGTCCAACACACTGTCCCAGCAG CCCATACAGCTCAGGAGCAAGCCCTGACTACAGCCCAAGCGCAGGCTACTCACCAACACTTCCTGGCTATTCTTCTTCATCCACCGGTCAGTATACACCACACGAAGGCTATGAAAATGACAAGACTGGAGAAGATGCCAGCAAGGATGGTAAAAGCAGCCCTTGA